A single region of the Pontibacter kalidii genome encodes:
- a CDS encoding alpha/beta fold hydrolase, with translation MKPRARRMAVAAVLILVAATALMIRADIPAQELEAKYKHPASKYKSIAGANLHYREEGKGTPIVLLHGTAASLNTWDGWASELSKSHRVLRLDLPGFGLTGRNATDTYTIEYYADLLLHFLDSLGIEQAHIAGSSLGGQIAYDFAADHPERVQKLILVSPTGVTNANDKRISMPFLLAQTPLLKHSLRYITPRFIVEKSLREVYGDDSKLTEQAISLSHDMLLRQGNRDAFIARLNTIDSDNLHKLAQVQAPTLILWGEADAWVPAANAIRFQQSIKGAQLIMYPGAGHIPMEELPQETVRDALQFLRYELAGLE, from the coding sequence ATGAAACCCAGAGCAAGACGTATGGCTGTAGCGGCAGTACTGATACTGGTGGCTGCCACCGCGCTCATGATCCGCGCAGATATTCCTGCCCAGGAGCTGGAGGCAAAGTATAAGCACCCGGCCTCAAAGTATAAAAGTATAGCCGGCGCCAACCTGCACTACCGCGAAGAAGGAAAAGGAACGCCGATCGTACTGCTGCACGGTACTGCCGCCTCATTAAACACCTGGGACGGATGGGCCTCCGAACTAAGCAAAAGCCACCGCGTGCTGCGCCTCGACCTGCCCGGCTTTGGCCTCACAGGCCGGAATGCCACCGACACCTACACCATCGAGTACTACGCGGACCTGCTGCTGCACTTCCTGGATAGCCTTGGTATTGAGCAGGCCCACATTGCCGGCAGCTCCCTTGGCGGGCAGATTGCCTACGACTTTGCCGCCGATCACCCCGAGCGGGTGCAGAAGCTTATCCTCGTATCGCCAACGGGTGTTACCAACGCCAACGATAAGCGCATCTCCATGCCGTTCCTGCTGGCACAGACACCCCTGCTCAAGCACTCGCTCAGATATATTACACCCCGCTTTATTGTAGAGAAGAGCCTCCGCGAGGTGTACGGCGACGACAGCAAACTTACCGAGCAGGCCATCAGCCTGAGCCACGACATGCTGCTGCGCCAGGGCAATCGAGACGCCTTTATCGCCCGCCTGAATACCATAGATTCAGACAACCTGCACAAGCTGGCGCAGGTGCAGGCACCCACGCTCATACTTTGGGGCGAGGCCGATGCCTGGGTACCGGCGGCCAATGCCATACGCTTTCAGCAAAGTATAAAAGGGGCGCAGCTGATAATGTACCCTGGTGCCGGTCATATCCCTATGGAAGAGCTGCCGCAGGAAACGGTACGGGACGCCCTGCAGTTCCTGCGGTATGAACTGGCCGGTTTAGAGTAA
- a CDS encoding alpha/beta hydrolase produces the protein MSKAYFISGLGADWRMFQYLKLPEYVPQQYVEWVEPEHIDEPLHAYVHRLLDQITDPDPILVGMSYGGLVAIELSKILRPRKTILISSLATRQALPAIYRVVGRTGLHRWMPLKLMQSVHPIAPLFFGAHTKQEKQLLKRAILEIDEKVLRWSLGQLLAWPQEEVLPGLVQIHGTRDRILPLNDRPGMIKIKHGGHLMVLHQADEISATLSRILEETWIKADTLLPPPAGSR, from the coding sequence ATGAGCAAAGCATACTTTATTAGCGGGCTGGGGGCCGACTGGCGCATGTTCCAGTACCTCAAGCTGCCCGAGTACGTGCCCCAGCAGTATGTGGAGTGGGTAGAGCCCGAGCATATCGACGAGCCCCTGCACGCGTACGTACACCGGCTACTGGACCAGATCACCGATCCGGACCCGATTTTAGTCGGCATGTCCTATGGCGGGCTGGTGGCCATTGAGCTGAGCAAGATCCTGAGGCCGCGCAAGACCATCCTCATCTCCAGCCTGGCCACACGCCAGGCCCTGCCCGCCATTTATCGTGTCGTGGGCAGAACCGGCCTGCACCGCTGGATGCCACTGAAACTGATGCAAAGCGTGCACCCGATCGCCCCGCTGTTCTTCGGGGCGCACACGAAGCAAGAGAAACAACTGCTGAAGCGCGCCATCCTGGAGATAGACGAAAAGGTGCTGCGCTGGTCGCTGGGGCAACTGCTGGCCTGGCCGCAGGAAGAGGTGCTGCCGGGGCTGGTACAGATACACGGCACCCGCGACCGCATCCTCCCCCTGAATGACAGGCCCGGCATGATCAAAATAAAGCATGGCGGGCACCTGATGGTGCTGCACCAGGCCGACGAAATAAGTGCTACCTTGAGCCGTATATTAGAAGAGACATGGATAAAAGCAGATACATTATTACCACCACCGGCGGGCAGCAGGTAG
- a CDS encoding NAD(P)/FAD-dependent oxidoreductase: MQLSFWEQETYFKDIDVLIIGSGIVGLNAALHLKQQQPTLKVMVAERGLLPTGASSKNAGFACFGSPSELLDDLQHHSEEEVFGLVERRWRGLQRLRRNLGDATIDYHRWGGYELFDAQQQQLYKACVEQLPYLNRQLQDIIGEPQVFQSADAKISQFGFKGIQHLLLSTSEGQIDTGKMILALTQKVQSMSVLVLNGLEVQALQENAKDVVAVTAQGLYLKARAVLVATNGFAQKLLPTLQVQPARAQVLITKPIDNLKLKGTFHYDKGYYYFRNIGNRVLFGGGRNLAFEAETTTELGLTELIQHRLEELLRDVILPDTPFEVEHRWSGIMGLGTGNAKTTLVQKVTDRVSCAVRLGGMGIAIGSLVGEEGAGLVLQQL, translated from the coding sequence ATGCAACTGAGCTTTTGGGAACAGGAAACCTACTTTAAAGACATTGACGTGCTGATCATCGGCAGCGGCATTGTAGGACTTAACGCGGCCCTGCACCTGAAACAGCAACAGCCAACGCTGAAGGTAATGGTGGCCGAGCGCGGGTTGTTGCCTACCGGGGCTAGCTCCAAGAACGCCGGCTTTGCCTGCTTTGGCAGCCCCTCTGAACTGCTCGACGACCTGCAACACCACTCCGAGGAGGAGGTATTTGGCTTAGTAGAGCGCCGTTGGAGAGGCCTGCAGCGCCTGCGCCGGAACCTCGGCGACGCCACCATCGACTACCACCGTTGGGGAGGCTACGAGCTGTTCGATGCGCAGCAGCAGCAGCTGTATAAGGCCTGCGTAGAGCAACTCCCCTACCTGAACAGGCAGCTGCAAGACATCATCGGAGAGCCGCAGGTTTTCCAATCCGCAGACGCTAAGATCAGCCAGTTTGGCTTTAAAGGTATCCAGCACCTGCTCCTGAGCACTTCCGAGGGCCAGATCGACACGGGTAAGATGATCCTGGCGCTCACGCAGAAGGTGCAATCCATGAGCGTGCTGGTGCTCAACGGGCTGGAGGTACAGGCGCTACAGGAGAATGCGAAGGATGTAGTTGCTGTGACGGCTCAGGGGTTGTACCTAAAGGCAAGGGCCGTACTGGTGGCTACCAATGGCTTTGCTCAGAAGCTGCTGCCCACGCTGCAGGTGCAGCCGGCGCGCGCGCAGGTGCTCATCACCAAGCCTATAGACAACCTTAAACTCAAAGGCACCTTCCACTACGACAAGGGGTATTATTATTTCCGCAACATCGGCAACCGGGTGCTCTTTGGGGGCGGTCGCAACCTGGCTTTCGAGGCGGAAACTACGACCGAGCTGGGGCTGACGGAACTGATCCAGCACAGGTTGGAAGAGCTGCTGCGCGACGTGATCCTCCCGGACACACCTTTTGAGGTGGAGCACCGCTGGAGCGGCATCATGGGCCTGGGCACCGGGAACGCCAAAACTACCTTAGTGCAGAAGGTAACAGACCGGGTAAGCTGTGCCGTGCGTCTGGGCGGCATGGGGATAGCCATTGGCTCTTTGGTAGGTGAGGAGGGCGCCGGGCTAGTACTGCAGCAGCTATAG
- a CDS encoding ArnT family glycosyltransferase, translating to MNKARRAITGLSTSPQTVLLLIWVLATIINVNKAFHVDDVFHLEAAEWIKLNPLKPMSGSINWDNTSEPIFHFNQPPGYFYFIAIIGSVFGFSEIPLHLAQSVFSLLTVIYFYKLLCLFQKDFALIGTSLLILGPAFLVNQNIMIDIPILCLSVIFIYLLVQENEAFATRNLYLASGILTIGLLLKYSLLPLILVLVYAIYEKRKVHLMKALLIPIVTLLVWTCLNYMEFGSSHLIGRPRNDVTFRLILDNFTAFILTIGGIAPFSLLYISAFLRNEKRWLIKMVVLSITVVVIAAYLMVFGFVVRSIPHSLFWIVFAYNGLLIIILFFFAAKRMAPDRKAVLILLWGLSMGAFIVVYAPFMATRHVLLLLPPFIVSGSYVFRNASPKAITASIVLTCFLGLVLSISDWVYADFYRKAVPLALRQVPQNSKVWTIGHWGWQWYSKKAGMLFYESDVSTPEEGDYLVSPEVISKQQISDNIVLEEKASVVYPPSPLNVFTTAHFVRFYNSYSYKPPWYLSSSPVDSVVVYRISKVK from the coding sequence ATGAATAAAGCAAGAAGGGCCATAACAGGCTTAAGCACATCACCTCAAACAGTTCTTTTGCTTATATGGGTATTGGCAACCATTATTAATGTAAACAAAGCATTTCACGTTGATGACGTTTTCCATTTAGAAGCTGCTGAGTGGATTAAGCTCAACCCACTCAAGCCGATGTCGGGCAGCATTAACTGGGACAACACTAGTGAGCCAATCTTCCATTTTAATCAACCTCCTGGATACTTTTACTTTATAGCAATAATAGGTTCTGTGTTCGGTTTCTCTGAAATTCCTTTGCACCTTGCACAGTCTGTATTCAGCCTACTGACCGTTATCTATTTTTACAAACTCCTCTGCCTCTTCCAGAAGGACTTTGCATTGATAGGCACATCCCTTCTTATTTTAGGACCGGCATTCTTGGTGAATCAGAATATAATGATAGATATTCCAATTCTCTGTCTATCTGTCATTTTCATTTATCTGCTTGTGCAGGAAAATGAGGCGTTTGCTACAAGAAATTTGTATCTGGCCTCAGGTATCCTTACAATCGGTCTGTTGCTAAAGTATTCGTTACTGCCCCTCATTTTGGTATTGGTATATGCAATATATGAAAAGAGGAAGGTCCATTTGATGAAGGCACTTTTGATCCCAATAGTTACTCTTCTTGTCTGGACGTGTCTCAACTACATGGAATTTGGCAGTTCGCATTTGATAGGCAGACCAAGGAATGACGTTACCTTTAGGCTTATCCTCGATAATTTTACAGCATTTATTCTTACAATCGGAGGAATTGCTCCCTTTTCTCTCTTGTATATCAGCGCCTTCCTGAGGAATGAGAAGAGATGGTTAATCAAAATGGTAGTTCTAAGTATTACTGTAGTTGTAATAGCCGCTTATCTCATGGTATTTGGGTTTGTGGTGAGATCAATTCCTCATAGCCTCTTTTGGATAGTTTTTGCTTATAACGGCTTACTTATTATCATCCTTTTCTTCTTTGCTGCAAAGAGAATGGCTCCTGACAGAAAGGCTGTATTAATACTACTTTGGGGGCTTTCAATGGGAGCGTTTATTGTGGTTTATGCACCATTTATGGCTACAAGGCATGTGCTCCTACTCCTCCCCCCGTTCATTGTATCAGGCAGCTACGTCTTTAGAAATGCATCACCTAAGGCTATTACAGCATCGATAGTTCTAACTTGCTTCTTAGGTTTGGTTTTAAGTATATCTGATTGGGTTTATGCGGATTTTTATAGAAAGGCTGTTCCATTAGCCCTAAGGCAAGTACCTCAAAATAGTAAAGTATGGACTATCGGGCATTGGGGATGGCAATGGTACAGTAAAAAGGCTGGCATGCTGTTTTATGAGTCTGATGTTTCCACTCCTGAGGAGGGAGATTACTTAGTTTCTCCTGAGGTTATTTCAAAACAGCAAATATCAGATAACATAGTATTAGAGGAAAAAGCAAGTGTAGTTTACCCACCAAGCCCACTGAATGTATTTACCACCGCGCATTTTGTCAGGTTTTACAACTCCTATTCCTACAAACCTCCTTGGTATCTTTCCTCTTCCCCAGTAGACTCTGTAGTGGTCTATCGAATATCAAAAGTTAAATAA